The following are encoded together in the Flammeovirga agarivorans genome:
- a CDS encoding beta-mannosidase, with product MINTENDMDLKKISLNNHWEFKQTDKKEWLPAEVPGTVHTDLISNNIILDPYYRLNERDVQWVDKVDWEYKTKFTIDQKIFEHQKIQLHFDGVDTYGEIYINNILIGSTDNMFREWDFDIKPHIHKGENTLKVVLLSPIENGINALKKHGYGLPAINDQSVIGEVGNQQVSIFTRKAGYHYGWDWGPRLVTSGIWRDVNIEYWNNTKIDNIFVQQKTSSDKAALKVSTQFYNQSENELTILAKLDGEVIKESTIASNSLSKTISFDIENPKLWWPANIGTPHLYELSIELYDDKQLIDVHTERIGLRTIKIVQKEDDNGEGKSFYFEVNGQPIFAKGANYIPNDIFLPRVSKATYKHLIQSTLDANMNMLRVWGGGIYENDLFYELCDEKGILVWQDFMFACSMYPGDEQFINNVRQEAVDNIKRLRNHASIALWCGNNEMEMAWAPGKDDMGWGWKQQYSKTQQKEIWGDYEKVFHQLLPEVVEEYTDNQFYWRSSPTGGDDIVAHYEHKSGDMHYWGVWHGEHPFSDFRKYIGRFMSEYGFQSFPEFKSVKKYTKPQDYDIESEVMASHQRSGIGNLRIKKYMEDHYQVPTNFEDFLYVGQLLQAESIYSAIQAHREKMPYCMGSLYWQLNDCWPVASWSSIDYYGEWKALQYFAREANKNTSLIVNSDDHQLEVKVASDINLQEPVLLQMELQDFEGNSLWNQSIPLKDITANKTLKVFESNLSKIISKNDSQKLVFISSLSSKKTEIIDRDLHYFVNQKELQLPKPELDINYTEDDNDLYISISTNALVKNLFIEVDQEQIKLSDNYFDLIKGEQKQITITSRKGEKIDRTKIKFKHLQETMKKKSL from the coding sequence ATGATAAATACAGAAAATGATATGGACCTAAAAAAGATTTCATTAAACAATCATTGGGAATTTAAACAAACAGACAAAAAGGAATGGCTTCCAGCTGAAGTTCCTGGAACGGTACACACCGATTTAATAAGCAATAATATCATTCTTGATCCATATTACCGACTAAATGAAAGAGACGTTCAGTGGGTTGATAAAGTAGATTGGGAGTATAAAACCAAATTCACCATAGACCAAAAAATATTTGAACATCAAAAAATTCAACTTCATTTTGATGGCGTAGATACTTATGGGGAGATCTATATCAATAATATATTGATTGGTTCGACAGATAATATGTTTAGAGAATGGGATTTTGATATTAAACCTCATATACACAAAGGCGAAAACACTCTGAAAGTAGTTTTATTATCTCCTATTGAAAATGGTATTAACGCCTTAAAAAAACATGGGTATGGGCTTCCAGCTATTAATGACCAATCTGTAATTGGTGAAGTAGGTAATCAACAAGTATCAATCTTTACTAGAAAAGCAGGATATCATTACGGTTGGGACTGGGGACCTCGATTGGTGACATCAGGAATTTGGAGAGATGTAAATATAGAATACTGGAACAATACTAAAATCGATAACATCTTTGTTCAGCAAAAAACGAGCTCAGATAAAGCGGCATTAAAAGTCTCCACTCAATTCTACAATCAAAGCGAGAACGAACTCACCATCCTTGCTAAATTAGATGGAGAAGTTATCAAAGAAAGTACAATTGCATCCAATTCATTAAGTAAGACTATTTCGTTTGATATCGAAAACCCTAAATTATGGTGGCCTGCAAACATTGGAACACCACACCTATATGAATTATCAATTGAGCTTTACGATGATAAGCAACTTATCGATGTCCATACAGAACGGATTGGTCTAAGAACAATTAAAATTGTTCAAAAAGAAGATGACAATGGGGAAGGGAAAAGCTTCTATTTTGAAGTTAACGGGCAGCCTATTTTTGCTAAAGGAGCGAATTATATTCCTAATGACATATTCCTTCCTAGAGTTTCAAAAGCGACTTACAAACATTTGATCCAATCTACCCTTGATGCCAATATGAATATGCTACGTGTTTGGGGTGGAGGTATCTATGAGAATGATTTATTCTATGAGTTATGTGATGAAAAAGGAATCTTAGTATGGCAAGACTTTATGTTTGCTTGCTCTATGTACCCCGGAGATGAGCAATTTATTAATAACGTTAGACAAGAGGCTGTTGATAACATCAAAAGACTTAGAAACCATGCGTCTATTGCATTATGGTGTGGTAATAATGAAATGGAAATGGCTTGGGCTCCCGGCAAAGATGACATGGGATGGGGTTGGAAACAACAGTATAGTAAAACTCAACAAAAAGAAATTTGGGGTGATTATGAAAAAGTATTTCATCAGCTTCTTCCAGAAGTAGTAGAGGAATATACAGACAATCAATTCTACTGGCGTTCTTCTCCAACTGGAGGTGATGATATAGTTGCTCATTACGAACATAAGTCTGGAGACATGCATTATTGGGGAGTATGGCATGGTGAACATCCATTTTCAGATTTCAGAAAGTATATTGGTCGTTTTATGAGTGAGTATGGCTTTCAATCGTTCCCTGAATTTAAATCAGTAAAGAAATATACAAAGCCTCAGGATTATGATATAGAATCTGAAGTAATGGCTTCACATCAAAGAAGTGGTATTGGAAACCTACGAATAAAAAAATACATGGAAGATCATTATCAAGTCCCTACAAACTTTGAAGATTTTCTATATGTAGGTCAATTGCTTCAAGCCGAAAGTATATATTCAGCGATTCAAGCACACCGAGAGAAAATGCCCTACTGCATGGGTTCATTGTATTGGCAACTGAATGATTGCTGGCCTGTCGCTTCGTGGTCTTCGATAGATTATTATGGAGAATGGAAAGCATTACAATATTTCGCAAGAGAAGCGAACAAAAATACGTCTTTGATTGTCAATTCAGATGATCATCAATTGGAAGTAAAAGTTGCATCGGATATCAATCTACAAGAACCTGTTTTACTTCAAATGGAACTACAGGATTTTGAAGGAAATTCTTTATGGAATCAATCGATACCTCTAAAAGATATAACAGCAAATAAAACATTAAAGGTGTTTGAGAGTAACCTATCGAAAATCATCTCAAAGAATGACTCTCAGAAACTGGTCTTTATTTCTTCACTTTCTTCAAAGAAGACTGAAATTATTGATAGAGATTTACATTACTTTGTGAATCAAAAAGAGTTACAACTCCCAAAACCAGAACTTGATATTAATTATACTGAAGATGATAATGACCTATATATCAGTATTTCAACAAATGCTTTAGTAAAAAATCTATTTATTGAGGTAGACCAAGAACAAATCAAGTTATCCGATAATTATTTTGATTTAATTAAAGGTGAACAAAAACAAATCACTATTACCTCTAGAAAAGGAGAAAAGATTGATCGAACAAAAATCAAGTTTAAACACCTTCAAGAAACAATGAAAAAGAAATCACTTTAA
- a CDS encoding succinate dehydrogenase cytochrome b subunit, with protein MSWQKSLSSTIGRKFMMSLSGILLILFLAGHVSGNMTLLMGNKEAFNAYAHFMSSNPAVQLLANVFKLFFVGHIFYAVVLTIQNKKARGSQSYEVTNKDGSSVSKYMGVLGSVIAVFLVVHLSQYWAVMHGYLGEGLTPDKDGVKDLYSVVSTSYQNPMIVGAYVIAMIVLAYHLWHGFASAFQTLGINNKRYTPIISFLGKAYSIIVPLLFGAIPVVMLIRGY; from the coding sequence ATGAGTTGGCAAAAGTCATTGAGTAGTACAATCGGGAGAAAATTTATGATGTCTCTCTCAGGTATCTTGCTCATCTTATTCTTAGCTGGACACGTGTCTGGTAACATGACATTATTAATGGGAAATAAAGAGGCGTTTAATGCGTATGCACATTTCATGTCTTCTAATCCGGCGGTACAATTATTAGCGAATGTATTTAAGCTATTCTTTGTAGGTCACATCTTCTATGCTGTAGTTCTTACGATTCAGAACAAAAAAGCGAGAGGATCTCAATCTTATGAAGTAACTAACAAGGACGGTTCTTCAGTATCTAAGTACATGGGTGTATTAGGTTCTGTAATTGCTGTGTTCTTAGTAGTTCACTTAAGCCAATATTGGGCAGTAATGCATGGTTATTTAGGAGAAGGTCTTACTCCAGATAAAGATGGCGTTAAAGATTTATATTCTGTAGTTTCTACATCATACCAAAACCCAATGATTGTAGGTGCATATGTTATTGCAATGATTGTATTAGCATATCACTTATGGCATGGCTTTGCCAGTGCATTCCAAACACTAGGTATCAATAACAAGAGATACACGCCAATCATTTCTTTCTTAGGAAAAGCGTACTCTATTATTGTTCCATTATTATTTGGAGCTATTCCAGTTGTGATGTTAATCAGAGGTTACTAA
- a CDS encoding fumarate reductase/succinate dehydrogenase flavoprotein subunit — translation MSLDSKIPAGPLAEKWEKHKFNVKLVNPANKRKFNIIVVGTGLAGASAAATLAELGYNVDAFCFQDSPRRAHSIAAQGGINAAKNYQNDGDSVFRLFYDTIKGGDYRSREANVHRLAEVSREIIDQCVAQGVPFARDYGGLLDNRSFGGAQVSRTFYARGQTGQQLLLGAYSALSKMVNTGKVKLHTRKEMLDVVTIDGAAKGIVTRDLVTGKIDSHAGHAVLLCTGGYGNVFFLSTNAMASNGSAAWRAYKKGAKFANPCFTQIHPTCIPVHGDYQSKLTLMSESLRNDGRVWVPKDEKHAKIAAADAVKLPEEERDYYLERRYPSFGNLVPRDVASRNAKMVCDEGRGVGVTGLAVFLDFADAIKRDGKKTIEAKYGNLFDMYQQITDDNPYEVPMMIYPAVHYTMGGLWVDYNLSTNVPGLYALGEANFSDHGANRLGASALMQGLADGYFVIPYTIGDYIATLPLGVAVDKSNPAFAEAEKAAQARVDKLLSIKGNQTPDDLHKKLGHIMWEYCGMSRNKEGLEKARGLIQELRKEFQKDLKLIGVNEELNMTLEKALRLEDFLELGELMIIDAHNRSESCGGHFREESQTEEGEALRKDEEFSYVAAWGYAGEGNDPELTKEDLVFENVKLTQRSYK, via the coding sequence ATGTCATTAGATTCAAAAATCCCTGCAGGCCCATTGGCTGAAAAGTGGGAAAAACATAAATTCAACGTAAAGCTTGTTAACCCAGCTAACAAAAGAAAATTCAACATTATTGTTGTGGGTACAGGTTTAGCTGGTGCTTCTGCAGCAGCAACTTTAGCAGAGTTAGGATACAATGTAGACGCATTCTGTTTCCAAGATTCTCCACGTCGTGCACACTCAATTGCTGCACAAGGTGGTATCAACGCTGCTAAAAACTATCAAAATGACGGTGACTCAGTTTTCCGTTTATTCTATGATACTATTAAAGGTGGTGACTATAGATCTCGTGAAGCAAACGTACACCGTTTAGCTGAAGTGTCTAGAGAAATCATTGACCAATGTGTAGCTCAAGGTGTTCCATTCGCTCGTGATTACGGTGGGTTATTGGATAACCGTTCGTTTGGTGGTGCTCAAGTATCCCGTACATTCTACGCTCGTGGTCAAACAGGACAACAATTACTTTTAGGTGCTTACTCTGCTTTATCTAAGATGGTAAACACTGGTAAAGTGAAATTACATACTCGTAAAGAGATGTTAGATGTTGTTACTATTGATGGAGCTGCTAAAGGTATCGTAACTCGTGATTTAGTAACAGGTAAAATCGATTCTCATGCAGGTCATGCTGTATTGCTTTGTACTGGTGGATACGGTAACGTATTCTTCTTATCTACAAACGCAATGGCATCGAATGGTTCTGCAGCTTGGAGAGCATACAAGAAAGGAGCTAAGTTTGCTAACCCTTGTTTCACGCAAATTCACCCAACTTGTATTCCTGTACATGGTGACTACCAATCGAAGTTAACGTTGATGTCAGAGTCATTACGTAACGACGGTCGTGTTTGGGTGCCAAAAGACGAGAAACATGCAAAAATCGCTGCTGCTGATGCGGTAAAACTTCCTGAAGAGGAAAGAGATTACTACTTAGAGAGAAGATATCCATCATTTGGTAACTTAGTACCTCGTGACGTAGCTTCTCGTAACGCTAAGATGGTATGTGATGAAGGTAGAGGTGTAGGTGTTACTGGTTTAGCAGTATTCCTTGACTTTGCTGATGCGATTAAGCGTGATGGTAAGAAAACAATCGAAGCTAAGTATGGTAACTTATTCGATATGTACCAACAAATCACAGACGACAATCCATATGAAGTACCAATGATGATTTATCCAGCGGTACACTATACAATGGGTGGTCTTTGGGTTGATTACAACTTATCGACAAACGTTCCTGGTTTATATGCTTTAGGTGAGGCTAACTTCTCAGACCATGGTGCAAACCGTTTAGGTGCATCTGCTCTAATGCAAGGTCTTGCTGATGGTTACTTCGTAATCCCTTACACAATTGGTGATTACATCGCAACTTTACCATTAGGTGTAGCGGTAGATAAGTCTAATCCAGCGTTTGCTGAAGCTGAAAAAGCTGCTCAAGCTCGTGTTGATAAATTATTAAGCATCAAGGGTAACCAAACTCCTGATGATCTTCATAAAAAATTAGGTCATATTATGTGGGAATACTGTGGTATGTCACGTAATAAAGAGGGCTTAGAAAAAGCTCGTGGCTTAATTCAAGAATTACGTAAGGAATTCCAAAAAGACCTGAAATTAATCGGTGTAAATGAGGAATTGAACATGACATTAGAAAAAGCACTACGTTTAGAGGATTTCTTAGAACTTGGTGAATTAATGATCATTGATGCTCATAACCGTTCAGAATCTTGTGGAGGTCACTTCCGTGAGGAATCTCAAACTGAAGAAGGTGAAGCACTTCGTAAAGACGAAGAATTCTCTTATGTAGCAGCTTGGGGTTATGCAGGTGAAGGAAACGATCCTGAGTTAACGAAAGAGGACTTAGTGTTCGAAAACGTGAAATTAACTCAACGTTCTTACAAGTAA
- a CDS encoding aldo/keto reductase produces the protein MTNMKMMQLNDGNKIPSLGFGTFLSKNDEVKEAVLAALNAGYRHIDTAMIYENEEGVGEAIKASGISREDLFITTKLWNEDIRNGNIEEALKASLKRLQLDYIDLYLIHWPAKGYTKAWDEMIKLQKSGLIKSIGVSNFNPHHLQDLEASGVVPVVNQIECHPKLQQNDLKTYCEVRNILVQAWGPLMQAGLFKDETLNQIGEKYGKSSAQVMLRWHLQRGVNALPKSVTPSRIEANFDIFDFELSEDDMLKIAEMNEHKRVGPDPETFDF, from the coding sequence ATGACAAACATGAAAATGATGCAATTAAATGATGGGAATAAAATCCCTAGTCTTGGTTTTGGAACTTTCTTATCTAAAAATGATGAAGTAAAAGAGGCTGTATTAGCTGCTCTAAACGCTGGTTACAGACATATTGATACAGCTATGATCTACGAGAATGAAGAAGGCGTAGGTGAAGCTATTAAAGCGTCAGGCATCTCTAGAGAAGACCTTTTCATTACTACTAAATTATGGAATGAGGATATTAGAAATGGTAATATCGAAGAAGCGTTAAAAGCAAGTTTAAAAAGACTACAGCTAGATTACATAGATTTATATCTTATTCATTGGCCAGCTAAAGGGTATACTAAGGCTTGGGATGAAATGATAAAGCTACAAAAGTCTGGATTAATAAAATCCATTGGTGTATCTAACTTCAACCCACACCATTTACAAGACCTTGAAGCTTCGGGAGTAGTACCTGTCGTTAACCAGATTGAATGCCATCCTAAGCTTCAACAAAATGATTTAAAAACGTATTGTGAAGTAAGAAATATATTAGTACAAGCTTGGGGGCCTTTAATGCAAGCAGGTTTATTCAAAGATGAAACGCTAAATCAGATTGGTGAAAAATATGGTAAGTCATCAGCTCAAGTTATGCTAAGATGGCATTTACAAAGAGGAGTAAATGCTCTTCCTAAATCTGTAACACCATCTAGGATTGAAGCCAATTTTGATATCTTCGATTTCGAATTATCAGAAGATGACATGTTAAAAATTGCCGAAATGAACGAACACAAAAGAGTGGGTCCTGATCCCGAAACTTTTGATTTCTAA
- a CDS encoding TM2 domain-containing protein, with protein sequence MKSSIVAYLLWFFFGLLGIHRFYLGKTTSGIVYLLTGGVFGIGWIIDLFLVGGMVDEANYKAGNIAAMEERMYNR encoded by the coding sequence ATGAAATCTTCAATAGTAGCCTATTTATTATGGTTCTTCTTTGGTTTACTTGGAATTCACCGTTTTTATCTTGGTAAAACTACTTCTGGTATTGTTTACTTATTAACAGGAGGAGTTTTTGGTATCGGTTGGATAATTGACCTCTTTCTTGTAGGAGGAATGGTAGATGAAGCCAATTACAAAGCAGGAAACATAGCTGCAATGGAGGAAAGGATGTATAATCGTTAA
- a CDS encoding sodium-dependent transporter encodes MKLLKFMTNQENNQQFSSRWGVILASLGMAIGAGNLWRFPRLAGQYGGTFIILWFMFLFIWSIPILLSEFSIGKKFKRGVISSFAQAAGKKYTWMGFFITICTLGITFYYSVVTAWGLSYVGLSTNLVLDNSLLEQLNQPFLENYWKNISTGNLRTVSLHIFCVLFAVFMLYKGVQQGLEKVNKILIPSLLFLILLVSAVALSTENGPKGLVYMFSIDVDLFFNSKVWIEAVTQSAWSTGAGWGLMLTIASYSREKEDVTFNILISGIGNNLASIIAGVAILPSVFAIASSDAQAIEFLKSGNTALTFTIIPLLFAKIPNGELLGVVFFVAFAMAAFSSLISMIELCIRTFTDLKFNRNKASLITAILCIAMGFPSAYSIDFFSNQDWVWGLGLLISGLFIVFAVHRNGIQQFKDDFIDKDSSIKVPTVFYKFTMFINIPIGLFLIWWWMSQGYSANPWFDENGNWNVMDVYSNATIVTQWTVVILFGIIFNKWLYHKFVDHE; translated from the coding sequence ATGAAATTACTTAAATTTATGACAAATCAAGAAAACAACCAGCAATTTAGTAGTAGGTGGGGAGTAATTTTAGCTTCGTTAGGAATGGCCATTGGTGCAGGAAACTTATGGCGTTTTCCACGATTAGCAGGGCAGTATGGAGGAACATTTATCATTCTTTGGTTTATGTTTTTATTTATTTGGTCCATTCCAATTTTACTTTCTGAGTTTTCAATCGGTAAAAAATTTAAGAGAGGAGTAATTTCTTCATTTGCCCAAGCTGCAGGAAAAAAGTATACCTGGATGGGTTTCTTTATCACTATATGTACTTTAGGGATCACATTTTATTATTCTGTTGTAACCGCTTGGGGTTTAAGCTATGTAGGTTTATCTACAAACTTAGTGTTAGATAATTCTCTATTAGAACAATTAAATCAACCTTTTTTAGAGAATTATTGGAAAAATATATCTACCGGAAATTTAAGGACAGTTAGTTTACACATTTTCTGTGTCCTATTTGCTGTTTTCATGTTGTACAAAGGAGTACAACAAGGATTAGAAAAAGTAAATAAGATTTTAATCCCATCGTTGTTGTTTCTGATTCTTTTGGTTTCTGCTGTTGCGTTATCAACTGAAAATGGTCCGAAGGGGTTAGTTTATATGTTTAGTATAGATGTAGATTTATTTTTTAATTCTAAAGTGTGGATTGAAGCGGTAACACAGTCGGCATGGAGTACTGGAGCGGGTTGGGGCTTAATGTTGACAATTGCTTCGTATTCTAGAGAGAAAGAAGATGTTACCTTTAATATATTAATAAGTGGTATTGGAAATAACCTGGCGTCAATTATTGCAGGTGTCGCGATATTGCCCTCCGTTTTTGCTATTGCTTCATCAGATGCACAAGCGATTGAGTTTCTAAAGTCAGGAAATACCGCGTTAACGTTTACCATAATTCCATTGTTATTTGCAAAAATTCCAAATGGAGAATTATTAGGTGTAGTTTTTTTTGTTGCCTTTGCCATGGCAGCATTCAGTTCTTTAATCAGTATGATAGAACTTTGTATTCGAACATTTACGGATTTAAAATTCAATAGAAATAAAGCAAGTTTAATTACCGCTATTCTGTGTATAGCAATGGGTTTTCCATCGGCATATAGTATCGACTTCTTTTCAAATCAGGATTGGGTTTGGGGATTAGGACTTCTTATTTCGGGTTTATTTATTGTGTTTGCAGTACATCGAAACGGTATCCAACAGTTTAAGGACGATTTTATTGATAAAGACTCATCAATTAAAGTACCAACGGTATTCTATAAATTTACCATGTTTATTAATATCCCTATAGGATTGTTTTTAATTTGGTGGTGGATGTCACAAGGCTATTCTGCAAATCCATGGTTTGATGAAAATGGAAACTGGAATGTAATGGATGTATATTCTAATGCAACTATAGTCACACAGTGGACTGTGGTAATACTATTTGGTATTATATTCAACAAATGGCTTTATCATAAGTTTGTTGATCATGAATAA
- a CDS encoding succinate dehydrogenase/fumarate reductase iron-sulfur subunit, with amino-acid sequence MNIKLKIWRQAGQDKPGKFESYEVNDVSVDMSFLEMLDVLNENELNKGNDPVHFDHDCREGICGMCSLYINGKPHGPKHGITTCQLHMRTFKDGETIVVEPWRASAFPVLKDLIVDRTSFDRIQQAGGYVTVSTGGVPDANEIAIPKTVADEAMDAAQCIGCGACVAACKNASAMLFTAAKVSQLAVLPQGNAERKRRALAMLEQHDAEGFGACTNTGACEAVCPKEISITHIARLNREYSRAVFSGSETDYTN; translated from the coding sequence ATTAATATCAAACTTAAAATTTGGCGTCAGGCTGGTCAAGACAAGCCGGGCAAATTTGAGTCATATGAAGTTAACGACGTATCAGTTGATATGTCATTTTTAGAAATGTTAGACGTTCTTAACGAGAACGAATTAAACAAAGGAAACGACCCAGTTCACTTTGATCACGATTGTCGTGAAGGTATCTGTGGTATGTGTTCTTTATATATCAATGGTAAACCTCACGGTCCTAAGCACGGTATTACAACTTGTCAGTTGCATATGCGTACTTTTAAGGATGGCGAAACTATCGTTGTTGAACCATGGAGAGCATCTGCATTCCCTGTATTAAAAGATTTGATCGTAGATCGTACTTCTTTTGATAGAATTCAACAGGCAGGTGGTTACGTTACAGTTTCTACTGGTGGTGTACCTGACGCTAACGAGATTGCAATTCCTAAAACTGTAGCTGATGAGGCTATGGATGCAGCTCAGTGTATTGGTTGTGGTGCTTGTGTTGCAGCATGTAAAAATGCTTCAGCAATGTTGTTTACAGCAGCGAAAGTATCTCAATTAGCAGTATTACCTCAAGGTAATGCAGAACGTAAGCGTCGTGCTTTAGCAATGTTAGAGCAACATGATGCTGAAGGTTTTGGTGCTTGTACAAACACTGGAGCTTGTGAGGCGGTATGTCCTAAGGAGATTTCTATCACTCACATTGCAAGATTGAACAGAGAGTATTCTAGAGCAGTATTCTCAGGTTCTGAAACAGACTACACGAACTAA
- the ispE gene encoding 4-(cytidine 5'-diphospho)-2-C-methyl-D-erythritol kinase yields MISYPNAKINIGLAITSKRQDGFHDIASCFYPVGWSDILEIIPSEELSFQSTGIDIPGNADHNLCLQAYHLLNKDFNIPPVQMHLHKIIPIGAGLGGGSADGAFALVMLNEMNNLGLSDEQLEEYAAQMGSDCPFFIKNKPVYVTGRGEVFNELDLTLKGKKIVLVNPNIHISTKEAYSGVSPKALDFELKATLEGNIEDWKDHVKNDFEDSLLKKYTVIDKIKSDLYKQGAEYASMTGSGSTVFGIFSTEIDLSNYTEYSVWSGDLD; encoded by the coding sequence ATGATTTCATATCCTAACGCTAAGATTAATATAGGATTAGCAATTACTTCCAAAAGACAAGATGGTTTTCATGATATCGCTTCATGTTTCTACCCAGTAGGCTGGAGTGATATACTTGAGATAATACCCTCTGAAGAATTATCCTTTCAAAGTACTGGGATAGATATTCCAGGTAATGCTGATCATAACTTATGTCTACAGGCTTACCATTTATTGAATAAAGACTTTAATATTCCGCCGGTACAAATGCATCTCCATAAGATTATTCCTATTGGAGCTGGTTTAGGAGGAGGTTCAGCTGATGGTGCTTTTGCATTGGTAATGTTGAATGAGATGAATAATCTTGGTTTATCCGATGAGCAATTAGAAGAATATGCTGCTCAAATGGGGAGTGATTGTCCCTTTTTTATAAAAAATAAACCTGTTTATGTAACAGGTCGAGGTGAAGTTTTCAATGAATTGGATTTGACTTTAAAAGGAAAGAAAATCGTTTTAGTTAATCCAAATATTCATATCTCTACAAAAGAAGCTTATAGTGGAGTATCTCCTAAAGCACTAGACTTTGAATTGAAAGCAACTTTAGAAGGAAATATTGAAGATTGGAAAGACCATGTGAAAAATGATTTTGAAGATAGCCTTTTAAAGAAATATACAGTGATTGATAAGATCAAATCAGACTTATACAAGCAAGGAGCAGAGTATGCAAGTATGACAGGTTCGGGATCTACAGTTTTTGGTATATTTTCTACTGAAATAGATCTAAGTAATTATACTGAGTATTCAGTTTGGTCAGGTGATTTAGATTAA
- a CDS encoding AGE family epimerase/isomerase, which produces MHREKMETLINFFDRNAWDQQLSTYFSEVDNQGKIVSDKIFTVASSRLIYGLSYASQFSPEHLDRAKNVADFQIEKLIQKENEYYSHSYITNDSIESQSKLDVWQQAYGLCGLSELYRQTKDPHLLHTLHKLHQGFITRFHDQKAGGLWGEYSFNTNGVSGSKSLQSLMYPLTAYMINLWMADQENKELYENHISENLGLIYQIGWNDSTNWVNVQFNDDWSIKRKNDGFLNFTVTPGHNFQLAALLLRSKDFTFLPDTTKEKYKKLGKKIIDITLQKDIFHHNNIQYGFYSEVNPNTSLILDDRKTWWQHAEAIIALSLYEGKYEKEQQLLEEYFFNTFKDKKYGGEYFYVTKEDQPITSELKGSIGKSTYHTIELIRILNENK; this is translated from the coding sequence ATGCATCGAGAAAAGATGGAAACCTTGATCAATTTCTTTGATCGTAATGCTTGGGATCAGCAATTATCAACTTACTTCTCAGAGGTGGACAATCAAGGAAAGATAGTATCTGATAAAATCTTCACTGTAGCGAGCAGTCGTTTAATTTATGGGTTATCTTATGCATCACAATTTTCTCCTGAGCACCTCGATAGAGCAAAAAATGTAGCCGATTTCCAAATAGAAAAACTTATACAAAAAGAGAATGAGTATTATTCTCATTCATATATCACTAACGATTCTATTGAATCACAAAGCAAATTAGATGTATGGCAACAGGCCTATGGATTATGTGGCCTTTCAGAACTTTACCGACAAACTAAAGATCCTCATTTATTACATACGTTACATAAATTACATCAAGGGTTTATCACTAGGTTCCATGATCAAAAAGCAGGTGGTCTTTGGGGTGAATATTCTTTTAATACTAATGGTGTAAGCGGAAGTAAATCCTTGCAATCTTTAATGTATCCACTTACTGCATATATGATCAACTTATGGATGGCTGATCAAGAAAATAAAGAGCTCTACGAAAACCATATTTCTGAAAACTTGGGCCTTATATATCAAATTGGATGGAACGATAGTACCAATTGGGTGAATGTACAATTTAATGATGATTGGTCTATCAAAAGAAAAAATGATGGTTTCTTAAATTTCACAGTCACACCTGGGCATAATTTCCAGTTGGCAGCACTTCTATTAAGAAGTAAAGATTTTACTTTCCTGCCAGACACAACCAAGGAAAAATACAAAAAATTGGGTAAGAAGATTATTGATATCACATTACAAAAAGACATCTTCCATCATAATAATATTCAATATGGATTTTATTCTGAGGTGAATCCGAATACTTCATTAATTTTGGACGATAGAAAAACTTGGTGGCAACATGCCGAAGCAATTATTGCCTTATCACTTTATGAAGGAAAATATGAGAAAGAACAACAACTTCTTGAAGAGTACTTTTTCAATACCTTTAAAGATAAAAAATATGGTGGTGAATATTTCTATGTAACAAAAGAGGATCAACCTATTACATCAGAACTTAAAGGAAGTATTGGTAAATCTACCTATCATACTATAGAATTGATTAGAATATTAAATGAAAATAAATAA